One genomic region from Flagellimonas oceani encodes:
- a CDS encoding NUDIX hydrolase, translated as MYEVFVNEAPLILTNERPQDSNGNLFSLDGDSIVEAIKLLSKKKVKKAYLYHPDEKKILKLFMHKIPVVVAGGGFVINRKGKVLFIFRNGKWDLPKGKVDKGESIENAAIREVEEETGVKNLVIERFLHTTYHIFKRNGEYRLKQTHWFIMSTDYTGKLLPEKSEGIKKVKWKGARKTKKALKNSYHNIKILFEDWPFN; from the coding sequence ATGTATGAAGTTTTTGTTAATGAGGCTCCACTGATTTTAACAAACGAGCGCCCCCAGGATTCCAATGGTAATTTGTTTTCTTTGGATGGTGATTCCATTGTTGAGGCCATAAAACTTTTGTCCAAAAAGAAAGTAAAAAAGGCTTACCTGTACCATCCGGATGAGAAGAAGATTCTGAAACTTTTTATGCATAAAATACCTGTGGTTGTCGCTGGCGGAGGTTTTGTGATCAATAGAAAGGGCAAGGTGCTTTTTATCTTTAGGAATGGAAAATGGGACCTGCCCAAGGGAAAGGTAGATAAAGGCGAGTCGATCGAGAATGCCGCAATTCGCGAAGTTGAGGAGGAAACTGGCGTTAAAAACCTGGTGATCGAAAGATTTCTACACACCACCTACCATATTTTTAAGCGCAACGGGGAATACCGGTTAAAACAGACGCACTGGTTCATTATGTCCACCGATTACACGGGCAAATTGTTGCCAGAAAAGTCCGAAGGTATCAAAAAAGTAAAGTGGAAAGGCGCTAGAAAGACCAAGAAGGCATTAAAAAATTCTTACCATAACATAAAGATATTGTTCGAGGACTGGCCCTTTAATTAG
- the ftsH gene encoding ATP-dependent zinc metalloprotease FtsH, producing MAKENNPNNAPKKPRFSSWWIYGVVIALIIGFQFFGGSSFSSTEKTTTSELQEFLRNGDISKIVIITNTRQAKVYLTEEALKKDVHKGVAEKPLLPSSGLVPQYVLDYGDLQIFQNEITEIKKENNLDTIVEFDTESNVLGEIFLTLLPFALIIGIWIYLMRRMSGGGAGGAGGQIFNIGKSKAKLFDEKTDTRTSFKDVAGLEGAKEEVQEIVEFLKNPDKYTSLGGKIPKGALLVGPPGTGKTLLAKAVAGEAKVPFFSLSGSDFVEMFVGVGASRVRDLFKQAKDKSPAIIFIDEIDAIGRARGKNNFTGSNDERENTLNQLLTEMDGFGTNTNVIVLAATNRADVLDKALMRAGRFDRQIYVDLPDLNERKEIFEVHLRPIKTAETLDLDFLAKQTPGFSGADIANVCNEAALIAARKEKKAVNKQDFLDAVDRIVGGLEKKNKIITPDEKKTIAFHEAGHATVSWMLEHAAPLVKVTIVPRGQSLGAAWYLPEERLIVRPEQMLDEMCATMGGRAAEKVMFNKISTGALSDLEKVTKQARAMVTIYGLNDQLGNITYYDSTGQNEYGFTKPYSEETAQKIDQEISKMIEEQYQRAIKLLQDNKDKLTELAERLLDKEVIFKDDLEKIFGQRPFEKEEEKLEPAE from the coding sequence ATGGCAAAAGAAAACAACCCAAATAATGCTCCGAAAAAGCCACGTTTTAGCTCGTGGTGGATATATGGTGTGGTCATCGCTTTGATTATTGGCTTCCAATTTTTTGGTGGAAGCAGTTTTTCGAGCACCGAAAAAACCACAACTTCTGAATTACAGGAATTCTTACGTAATGGAGACATCTCCAAGATCGTCATAATTACGAACACACGGCAAGCCAAGGTCTATTTAACCGAGGAAGCCCTGAAAAAGGACGTACACAAAGGAGTGGCCGAAAAACCCCTCCTACCGTCCAGCGGACTTGTCCCACAATACGTTTTGGATTACGGAGACTTGCAGATTTTCCAAAATGAAATCACTGAAATAAAGAAAGAGAACAACTTGGATACCATTGTCGAGTTTGACACGGAATCCAATGTGCTGGGTGAAATATTCCTGACCCTGCTTCCTTTCGCTTTGATCATCGGTATCTGGATTTACCTGATGCGGAGAATGTCAGGTGGTGGTGCCGGAGGCGCAGGAGGACAGATTTTCAACATAGGAAAATCCAAAGCCAAATTGTTCGACGAAAAAACCGACACCCGCACTTCTTTTAAAGATGTGGCAGGCCTTGAAGGAGCAAAGGAAGAAGTACAGGAAATTGTGGAATTCCTTAAAAATCCGGACAAGTACACCTCTCTTGGTGGTAAAATTCCAAAGGGAGCCCTATTGGTAGGCCCTCCCGGAACAGGTAAGACCCTTTTGGCAAAAGCCGTCGCAGGTGAGGCAAAAGTACCTTTCTTCTCCCTATCAGGTTCGGACTTTGTTGAAATGTTCGTGGGTGTGGGAGCATCAAGGGTCCGCGATTTGTTCAAACAAGCGAAGGACAAATCCCCGGCCATCATATTTATTGATGAAATCGATGCCATTGGACGTGCAAGGGGCAAGAACAACTTTACAGGTTCCAATGACGAACGTGAAAATACATTGAACCAGCTATTGACAGAAATGGACGGGTTCGGCACCAACACAAACGTGATCGTGCTAGCTGCCACCAACCGTGCCGATGTACTGGACAAAGCACTGATGCGTGCAGGTCGTTTTGACCGTCAAATTTATGTGGACCTTCCCGATCTGAACGAAAGAAAAGAGATATTCGAAGTACACCTTCGTCCCATAAAAACAGCAGAAACTTTGGACTTGGACTTCTTGGCCAAGCAAACACCAGGTTTCTCCGGTGCCGATATTGCCAACGTCTGTAACGAAGCTGCACTTATTGCAGCCCGTAAAGAGAAAAAAGCCGTAAACAAGCAAGATTTCTTGGATGCCGTGGACAGAATCGTTGGTGGGCTTGAAAAGAAAAATAAAATCATTACCCCGGACGAAAAGAAAACCATCGCCTTCCACGAAGCAGGTCACGCAACCGTAAGCTGGATGCTGGAGCATGCGGCACCTTTGGTAAAAGTTACCATCGTTCCAAGAGGGCAATCCTTGGGAGCAGCTTGGTACTTGCCAGAAGAGCGTTTGATCGTTCGTCCAGAACAAATGTTGGATGAAATGTGTGCTACCATGGGCGGTAGGGCCGCAGAAAAGGTAATGTTCAATAAAATTTCTACCGGCGCACTGAGCGATTTGGAAAAAGTGACCAAACAAGCACGTGCCATGGTCACCATTTATGGACTCAACGACCAATTGGGGAACATCACTTATTACGATTCGACCGGGCAGAACGAGTATGGGTTTACCAAGCCATACAGTGAGGAAACGGCGCAAAAAATTGACCAGGAAATATCCAAAATGATCGAAGAGCAGTATCAGCGGGCCATTAAATTGTTGCAGGACAACAAGGACAAGCTCACCGAACTTGCCGAAAGACTTTTGGACAAAGAGGTTATCTTTAAGGACGATCTGGAAAAGATTTTTGGCCAAAGACCTTTTGAAAAAGAAGAGGAGAAATTGGAGCCTGCCGAATAA
- a CDS encoding sterol desaturase family protein has protein sequence MESYATALLYATPFFIGLVLIEILYGRFVKDQKHNLMDTVSSLSSGLTNVVKDSLGLVLILISYPFLLEHLALLEIKATWLVWVVAFIALDFAGYWNHRLSHHINFFWNQHVIHHSSEEFNLACALRQPISNLLGYYALLLIPAALLGVPHKVIAVLAPLHLFAQFWYHTQHIGKMGFLEYVIVTPSQHRVHHAINKEYIDKNLGQIFCVWDRMFGTFQEELDEVPPQYGVLKPANTWNPIIINFQHLWRLVQDAWRTKNYWDKLRIWFMPTGWRPADVKEKYPVTIIENVYNFRKYQPEASAALKAYSLFQLVITTFLMLFMFYNYAEIGFDGLLLFGAFIFVGIYGYTTLMDRKNYAIWIEVIRGVGGLALIYFTSDWFGLNTYLAMGSYVVALYFLVTIFGGVYFTYVEKSFAAPDLVS, from the coding sequence ATGGAATCATATGCAACGGCATTGTTATATGCCACCCCTTTTTTTATAGGCCTGGTGTTGATCGAGATTCTTTATGGCCGATTTGTAAAAGATCAGAAACATAACCTTATGGATACCGTGAGCAGCCTTAGCTCCGGGCTTACCAATGTGGTGAAGGATTCTCTTGGTCTGGTCCTGATTTTGATCAGTTATCCTTTTTTATTGGAGCATTTGGCGTTATTGGAGATCAAGGCAACGTGGTTGGTGTGGGTCGTGGCCTTTATCGCCCTTGATTTTGCGGGCTACTGGAACCATCGGTTGAGCCACCATATCAACTTTTTTTGGAACCAGCACGTGATCCATCATAGCAGTGAGGAGTTCAATTTGGCCTGTGCACTTCGACAGCCCATTTCAAATTTGTTGGGCTATTATGCACTTTTATTGATTCCGGCCGCGCTTTTGGGCGTGCCGCACAAGGTGATAGCCGTTCTGGCGCCCTTACATCTATTTGCACAGTTTTGGTACCATACCCAGCACATTGGGAAGATGGGCTTTTTGGAGTACGTTATCGTTACCCCTTCGCAGCATCGTGTGCACCATGCCATCAACAAGGAATATATTGATAAAAACCTCGGACAGATTTTTTGTGTATGGGACAGAATGTTCGGAACCTTTCAAGAAGAACTGGATGAGGTTCCGCCCCAATACGGCGTACTAAAACCTGCAAATACTTGGAATCCGATCATTATCAACTTTCAACATTTATGGCGGTTGGTGCAGGATGCCTGGAGGACCAAAAATTATTGGGACAAACTCCGGATTTGGTTTATGCCCACGGGTTGGCGCCCGGCGGATGTGAAGGAAAAGTATCCTGTCACGATTATTGAAAATGTATATAATTTTAGAAAATACCAGCCTGAAGCCTCAGCTGCGCTGAAAGCATATTCGCTTTTTCAATTGGTCATAACCACTTTTTTGATGCTCTTCATGTTCTATAACTATGCAGAAATCGGATTTGATGGTCTATTGCTGTTCGGTGCCTTTATTTTTGTTGGAATTTATGGGTACACCACCTTAATGGACCGTAAAAATTATGCCATTTGGATTGAAGTGATCAGAGGGGTGGGGGGATTGGCCTTGATTTATTTTACCAGCGATTGGTTCGGCCTCAATACGTACCTTGCCATGGGAAGTTATGTGGTTGCACTTTATTTTCTGGTCACAATTTTCGGAGGTGTCTACTTTACGTATGTTGAGAAGTCGTTTGCCGCTCCAGATTTGGTTTCTTAG
- the pyrE gene encoding orotate phosphoribosyltransferase yields MVLDKQIAKKTAELLLQINAIKLEPENPFTWASGWKSPIYCDNRIMLSYPQVRNFVREEIAKQVENLYGKPDVIAGVATGAIGIGILVAEALGLPFVYVRPKPKEHGRQNQIEGYFEAGQSVVVIEDLISTGNSSLNAVQALKEQNADIKGMIAIFTYGFPVSTENFDKEGIELHTLSDYEHLIEQASETNYIKESQLKTLLEWRSNPQEWKQ; encoded by the coding sequence ATGGTTTTAGATAAGCAAATCGCAAAAAAAACAGCTGAGCTGTTATTACAAATTAATGCAATTAAGTTGGAACCTGAAAATCCTTTTACATGGGCTTCGGGTTGGAAATCCCCTATTTATTGCGACAACAGGATCATGCTGTCCTATCCGCAGGTTCGGAATTTTGTAAGGGAAGAAATAGCCAAACAGGTAGAGAACCTGTACGGCAAACCAGATGTTATTGCCGGCGTTGCCACAGGTGCCATCGGGATAGGTATTTTGGTGGCCGAAGCCTTGGGGCTGCCCTTTGTTTACGTAAGGCCAAAACCTAAGGAACACGGCAGGCAAAATCAAATCGAAGGCTATTTTGAAGCCGGACAGAGCGTTGTGGTCATCGAAGATCTGATAAGCACCGGCAACAGTAGCCTTAATGCCGTACAGGCCCTCAAGGAACAAAATGCAGATATAAAGGGAATGATCGCCATTTTTACGTATGGTTTTCCAGTATCCACGGAAAATTTTGATAAAGAAGGCATTGAACTCCATACCCTATCGGATTATGAGCATTTGATCGAACAGGCATCTGAGACCAATTACATCAAAGAATCACAATTAAAGACCCTGTTGGAGTGGAGATCTAATCCACAAGAATGGAAACAATAA
- a CDS encoding SRPBCC family protein — MHIEASKKKVAKSDKEVFEFLTDIKNFETLMPENIDKFEVLDEKTFKFALKGMPEIVLRLKEQNPYDKVVLGAASDKLPFTLTADIVSLGENESEVALSFEGQFNAMMAMMIKAPITNFMGTLSDNMDKIGQ; from the coding sequence ATGCACATTGAAGCCTCCAAAAAGAAAGTAGCCAAAAGCGACAAAGAAGTATTTGAGTTCTTGACGGACATCAAAAACTTTGAAACCTTAATGCCCGAGAACATAGACAAGTTCGAGGTGTTGGATGAAAAAACCTTCAAATTTGCCCTAAAGGGCATGCCCGAGATTGTACTCCGGTTAAAGGAACAAAACCCTTACGATAAAGTGGTATTGGGAGCTGCCAGTGATAAATTGCCGTTTACCCTAACCGCCGATATTGTGTCGCTTGGAGAGAACGAAAGTGAGGTGGCACTTAGCTTCGAGGGACAGTTCAATGCCATGATGGCCATGATGATCAAGGCGCCCATCACCAACTTTATGGGCACATTATCCGATAACATGGATAAAATCGGTCAGTAG
- a CDS encoding phosphatidate cytidylyltransferase: MREILRRSLTGVMYVLLLLGAVFLSSDAFDFLFMTFGLACLYEFKRIVKLKGYHIFMAYLALWWIFIYLTNDSTAINLLMLCTITVDLALLMFLFSKRPKSFSTFQKFIIGLFYIGGGCIFLTMIPYKHDDFAQFLIMGIFILIWVNDTFAYVTGRAFGRTKLFPSVSPKKTIEGSVGGLIFALVAAYFLSWYETRLSITEWMAMACLIVVAGSLGDLLESKFKRMAGVKDSGAILPGHGGIWDRLDSLVFAAPFAYLILNIFSYVS, from the coding sequence ATGAGAGAAATTTTAAGACGCTCCTTAACCGGGGTGATGTATGTGTTGCTTCTGCTAGGTGCTGTTTTTCTAAGCTCGGATGCGTTCGATTTCCTATTTATGACCTTTGGGCTGGCATGCCTGTATGAATTTAAGCGCATAGTAAAGCTAAAGGGTTACCATATATTCATGGCCTATCTGGCCCTTTGGTGGATCTTTATTTACCTTACTAACGACTCAACGGCAATAAACCTCCTGATGCTCTGCACCATTACCGTGGACTTGGCATTGCTCATGTTCCTGTTCTCCAAAAGGCCCAAGAGCTTCAGTACGTTTCAAAAATTCATCATAGGACTATTTTACATTGGCGGAGGATGCATTTTTTTGACGATGATCCCGTACAAGCACGATGATTTTGCCCAATTTCTTATCATGGGCATCTTTATTTTGATTTGGGTAAACGATACTTTTGCCTACGTAACGGGACGCGCTTTTGGGCGTACCAAACTTTTTCCTTCAGTTTCACCAAAAAAAACCATTGAAGGTTCTGTAGGAGGTCTTATTTTTGCACTGGTGGCCGCTTACTTTTTATCATGGTACGAAACAAGGTTATCCATCACCGAATGGATGGCAATGGCCTGTTTGATAGTAGTAGCGGGGAGTTTGGGCGATTTATTGGAATCCAAGTTCAAACGAATGGCCGGAGTTAAAGATAGCGGTGCTATTTTACCCGGACATGGTGGAATTTGGGACCGTTTGGACAGTCTGGTATTCGCTGCGCCTTTTGCTTATTTGATTTTAAATATTTTCTCCTATGTTTCATAA
- a CDS encoding biotin--[acetyl-CoA-carboxylase] ligase has translation MGKQFQILKLDATDSTNQYLKDLLRSENPMDYTVVVTARQLKGRGQMGTVWRSEGGKSLTFSVLRRFGALHVKHQFVLNIAVSMAVFDALTELSIPDIKVKWPNDIMSGSKKICGILIENVLKGEKVGQSIIGIGLNVNQTDFADLEKASSLKQITGRNFDLDELLYAVLLKLQHHLEDIESKTVKQVLTPYEKLLFRKDKPSTFTNANNEMFMGFIRKVSPTGKLVIELENQVLKEFDLKEVTLLY, from the coding sequence TTGGGAAAACAATTTCAAATACTCAAACTTGATGCCACGGACTCCACAAATCAATATTTAAAGGATTTGTTGCGTTCGGAAAATCCTATGGATTATACCGTGGTTGTTACCGCACGACAACTGAAGGGCAGGGGGCAAATGGGAACGGTCTGGCGGTCGGAGGGGGGTAAAAGCCTTACGTTTAGCGTATTGAGGAGGTTTGGTGCGTTGCATGTCAAGCATCAATTTGTTTTGAACATTGCCGTTTCCATGGCTGTTTTTGATGCATTGACAGAGCTTTCGATACCGGATATTAAGGTGAAATGGCCCAACGACATAATGTCAGGTTCCAAAAAAATTTGTGGCATTTTGATAGAAAATGTCCTAAAGGGGGAAAAGGTAGGGCAATCGATTATCGGTATCGGCCTAAATGTGAACCAAACTGATTTTGCCGATTTGGAAAAGGCATCGTCATTGAAACAGATTACGGGCCGTAATTTTGATCTGGACGAACTTTTGTATGCCGTGCTGCTCAAACTTCAACATCATCTGGAGGACATTGAGTCGAAAACCGTGAAACAAGTATTGACTCCTTACGAGAAATTGCTTTTTAGGAAAGATAAACCTTCCACCTTTACAAATGCGAACAACGAAATGTTCATGGGGTTTATCCGTAAGGTTTCGCCAACGGGTAAACTTGTCATAGAACTGGAGAATCAGGTTCTGAAAGAATTCGATTTAAAGGAGGTTACCTTGCTCTACTGA
- a CDS encoding LUD domain-containing protein, whose translation MGVFKKLFGGGKKVSKETAETRGDHMPDLKIPVDEKFTIYFKKNGGKFIYCEDFAEVSEALKNIISENDWQNHLFYSLDPRLETKFASEKLEFTDNRNESNIFFTTCEHLVAHNGSILVCSNQIKEKKLDELPSNLVVFATTSQLVDSISEALKIIKERYQKNIPNNITTLKHFQPTAENKDNFLSYGSASKNVYLLLLEDF comes from the coding sequence ATGGGAGTTTTTAAAAAACTTTTCGGAGGAGGAAAAAAGGTTTCCAAGGAAACTGCGGAAACCCGTGGTGACCACATGCCCGATTTAAAAATTCCCGTAGATGAAAAATTCACCATCTACTTTAAGAAAAATGGCGGAAAGTTTATCTATTGCGAAGACTTTGCCGAGGTCTCCGAAGCCCTTAAAAATATTATTTCGGAAAACGATTGGCAAAACCATCTTTTCTATTCCTTGGACCCAAGGCTCGAGACAAAATTTGCATCCGAAAAACTAGAGTTTACGGACAATCGCAACGAAAGCAATATTTTCTTTACCACTTGCGAACATCTTGTGGCCCATAATGGCTCCATATTGGTCTGTTCCAATCAAATCAAGGAAAAAAAGTTGGACGAACTGCCATCCAACTTGGTGGTCTTTGCCACAACAAGCCAGTTGGTGGATTCCATAAGTGAAGCCCTAAAAATTATCAAGGAGCGCTATCAAAAAAATATTCCCAATAATATCACCACATTAAAGCACTTTCAACCTACAGCAGAAAACAAGGATAATTTTCTTTCGTACGGAAGTGCCTCAAAAAATGTATACCTTTTGCTCCTAGAAGATTTCTAA
- a CDS encoding acyl-CoA-binding protein, producing MINEDLHKRFNDAVNFVNDYTDPLPADLLLKLYAYFKIANKNFDNPGSRTPLINAFKANALFQAKRISIEEAMEKYVELVEKELKTL from the coding sequence ATGATTAACGAAGACCTACATAAAAGATTCAACGATGCCGTTAACTTTGTTAATGACTACACAGATCCTTTGCCAGCCGATCTACTTCTCAAATTATACGCCTATTTTAAGATTGCCAACAAAAACTTTGACAATCCCGGAAGCAGAACCCCGCTCATCAACGCATTCAAGGCCAACGCCTTGTTCCAAGCCAAGAGGATAAGCATAGAGGAGGCCATGGAGAAATATGTGGAATTGGTGGAGAAAGAGTTAAAAACGCTCTAA
- the rsfS gene encoding ribosome silencing factor, with translation MQKKKASADELIALILEGIEDVKGVDINLLDLREIENTVCDYFIICNGTSNTHVNAIVSSVQKKVSKAIQDKPWHVEGSENAEWVLMDYVNVVVHVFQKHIREFYDIEGLWGDAKVTMVESSYNS, from the coding sequence ATGCAGAAAAAGAAAGCTAGCGCAGATGAATTGATTGCCTTGATCCTGGAAGGAATAGAAGACGTTAAAGGAGTTGACATAAATCTACTGGACCTTAGGGAAATCGAAAATACAGTTTGCGACTACTTCATCATCTGTAACGGTACTTCCAACACACATGTTAACGCAATAGTATCCTCCGTACAAAAAAAGGTGAGCAAGGCCATACAAGACAAGCCATGGCATGTCGAAGGCTCCGAGAACGCCGAATGGGTGCTGATGGATTATGTAAACGTTGTGGTACATGTATTTCAAAAACACATTAGGGAATTCTATGATATTGAGGGACTTTGGGGAGATGCCAAGGTCACTATGGTGGAAAGCAGTTACAATTCTTAA
- a CDS encoding phosphatidylserine decarboxylase family protein, with the protein MFHKEGQKIIIITFCIVVAAVLAAHYYVNLEWIRFSLQVAALIFLIAILQFFRNPKRRVTRSFDEILAPVDGKVVVIEEVDEPEYFKEKRKQVSIFMSPTNVHVTRYPASGTVTYSKYHPGKYLVAWHPKSSTENERTTVILHTPKFGEIGYRQIAGAMARRIVNYAEEGEQVTQGEDAGFIKFGSRVDLLLPLDCDITVKLNQKVVGARTCIASVRPLDD; encoded by the coding sequence ATGTTTCATAAAGAGGGTCAAAAAATTATCATCATCACTTTCTGTATCGTGGTCGCAGCCGTTCTTGCGGCGCATTACTACGTTAATTTGGAATGGATACGGTTTTCACTTCAAGTTGCCGCATTGATTTTCCTGATTGCGATCCTTCAATTTTTTAGGAACCCAAAAAGACGCGTTACCCGTAGTTTCGATGAAATATTGGCCCCTGTTGATGGAAAAGTAGTGGTAATCGAAGAGGTAGATGAACCTGAATATTTCAAAGAAAAAAGAAAGCAGGTATCCATATTTATGTCGCCCACCAATGTTCATGTAACCCGATACCCTGCCAGTGGAACCGTAACCTATTCCAAATACCATCCCGGAAAATATTTGGTGGCCTGGCACCCAAAATCCAGTACAGAGAACGAACGCACCACGGTAATCCTGCACACGCCAAAGTTTGGTGAAATAGGATACCGACAAATTGCAGGTGCCATGGCCCGTAGGATTGTAAACTACGCGGAAGAAGGTGAACAAGTGACCCAAGGCGAGGATGCAGGCTTTATAAAGTTTGGGTCACGTGTTGATTTGTTGCTCCCTTTAGACTGTGACATTACCGTAAAGCTCAATCAAAAAGTAGTAGGTGCGCGCACTTGTATAGCTTCTGTAAGACCTTTGGATGATTAA
- a CDS encoding sugar phosphate nucleotidyltransferase, with protein MENTSLIIMVGGASSRMKRSLKQRDDQVMDHIPHKSLIPVGKNGRPFLYYLVQNAADAGYTKLYLITSPENSAFQNLKDQRGFPDGMEVFLAIQSVPEGRSKPLGTADALQQCLDQYPELKEGTFTVCNGDNLYSVGALQDLRDDRKAPHALISYGSSGFDYTEERIAKFAVMDISADGFLQQIVEKPNVEDVPKYKDASGQLRVSMNIFSFSGKEIYPYLKNCPIDAVRDEKELPKAVAVLVEEEPRSVLCIPRSEHIPDLTDANDIQLFKNLE; from the coding sequence ATGGAGAATACAAGTTTGATCATCATGGTGGGTGGTGCATCATCACGAATGAAACGTAGTTTGAAACAGCGGGATGACCAAGTTATGGACCATATTCCCCACAAAAGTCTGATTCCCGTCGGAAAAAATGGGAGACCCTTCCTGTACTATTTGGTTCAGAACGCTGCGGATGCAGGATACACCAAATTATATTTGATCACGAGCCCCGAAAATTCAGCATTTCAAAACTTGAAAGATCAAAGAGGTTTTCCCGATGGAATGGAAGTGTTTTTGGCTATACAATCGGTTCCCGAAGGACGATCAAAGCCGTTGGGGACTGCCGATGCCCTTCAGCAATGTTTGGACCAGTATCCTGAATTAAAAGAGGGCACCTTTACGGTTTGCAATGGCGATAACCTATACTCCGTCGGTGCATTGCAAGATTTAAGAGATGATAGAAAAGCACCTCATGCCCTCATCAGTTACGGAAGCTCAGGTTTTGACTATACCGAGGAGCGTATTGCCAAGTTCGCTGTAATGGATATTTCCGCGGATGGATTTTTACAGCAAATCGTTGAAAAACCAAATGTGGAAGATGTTCCCAAATACAAGGATGCGTCCGGACAGCTCAGGGTAAGCATGAACATTTTTAGTTTTTCGGGGAAAGAGATTTATCCATACTTAAAAAATTGCCCCATTGATGCTGTTCGTGACGAAAAGGAACTCCCCAAGGCTGTGGCTGTATTGGTGGAGGAGGAACCGCGAAGCGTTCTTTGCATACCCCGCTCCGAACACATTCCTGATCTAACGGATGCAAATGATATTCAGTTATTTAAAAATTTAGAGTAA